From Anopheles funestus chromosome 3RL, idAnoFuneDA-416_04, whole genome shotgun sequence, a single genomic window includes:
- the LOC125767733 gene encoding origin recognition complex subunit 4 isoform X1, whose translation MPDARDAVGNTRKFLKSRLLTDRASFHGFEAERQNIHDLLERTAEHGESNSALLLGPRGIGKTTLITSVLAELLATKTFHRNSLIVYLNGLIHIDDRLALKSATAQMNLENAVDGKVFGSFAENLAFLLECLKAGDRKKSKSVIFLLEEFDLFCSHHNQTLLYNLFDVAQSAQAPICVLGITARLDVVELLEKRVKSRFSHRQIFLLPNEDDFDGRLELFESLLKLPTEQELRKFDAEHPSIPDEALNNEEFTLLRNLFNPRQFSFESKWVTQWNRQIDKLVKNDNVQTVLRRMYEYDVLEGPFRTLLFELVDELDEEHPSITVESIQQLGENYESDDKVKLLSGLSVLEMCLIIAMKHHSEIYDREPFNFEMILTRFAKWANSSSSMKGIERPVVLKAFEHLKQLEFIALATGGSLSKVQKEYQIHRLLLTHGQIHQAVQRTQLLPTEVSQWEQSSLVN comes from the exons atgcCGGACGCTAGAGACGCTGTGGGAAACACGCGCAAATTTCTCAAATCACGCCTTCTCACCGATCGTGCTTCGTTTCACGGTTTCGAAGCGGAAAGGCAAAATATTCACGATCTGCTAGAGCGCACCGCAGAACATGGTGAATCGAACAGCGCGTTACTGTTGGGCCCGAGAGGAATCGGAAAGACTACC CTCATAACATCCGTGTTGGCCGAGCTGCTTGCTACAAAAACGTTCCACCGCAACAGCTTGATCGTGTATCTGAACGGATTGATTCACATCGACGATCGTCTAGCCCTGAAATCTGCAACCGCACAAATGAATCTCGAAAATGCCGTGGACGGAAAGGTGTTTGGATCATTTGCGGAAAATTTAGCCTTCTTACTCGAGTGTCTCAAGGCGGGTGATAGGAAGAAATCGAAAAGTGTCATCTTCCTGCTGGAAGAATTTGATCTGTTCTGCTCGCATCACAACCAAACGTTGCTGTACAACTTGTTCGATGTTGCACAGTCCGCCCAGGCACCGATCTGTGTGCTTGGCATTACGGCACGGTTGGATGTGGTCGAGTTGCTGGAAAAACGTGTTAAATCACGCTTCTCTCATCGGCAAATATTTCTCCTCCCGAATGAAGATGATTTCGATGGACGtttggaattgtttgaaaGTCTGCTAAAGCTTCCCACCGAGCAGGAGTTGCGCAAGTTTGACGCCGAACATCCATCCATTCCAGATGAGGCACTTAACAATGAGGAATTCACACTGCTGCGCAATCTGTTTAATCCGAGACAGTTTAGCTTTGAATCGAAATGGGTTACGCAATGGAATCGACAAATCGATAAGcttgtgaaaaatgataaTGTACAAACGGTGCTGCGTCGGATGTATGAATACGATGTACTAGAAGGACCCTTTCGAACGCTCCTGTTTGAGCTGGTTGACGAGCTGGATGAGGAACATCCCAGTATTACCGTTGAATCAATTCAGCAACTAGGAGAGAACTATGAGTCGGACGATAAAGTGAAACTGCTTTCGGGACTATCAGTGCTCGAGATGTGTCTGATCATTGCAATGAAGCACCATTCGGAGATTTATGATCGAGAACCATTTAACTTTGAGATGATTCTTACACGCTTTGCAAAGTGGGCCAACAGTAGCTCGAGCATGAAAGGGATCGAGCGACCAGTTGTGTTGAAAGCATTCGAACACTTGAAACAGCTGGAATTTATCGCACTGGCAACGGGTGGAAGCTTATCGAAGGTACAGAAGGAATACCAGATTCATCGATTGCTGCTAACGCACGGACAAATACATCAGGCGGTCCAGCGTACACAGCTTTTGCCAACCGAAGTCAGCCAGTGGGAACAGAGTTCGCTCGT AAATTGA
- the LOC125767742 gene encoding uncharacterized protein LOC125767742 — translation MKLLIFFALIYCTFGSESPGFFIKLSKSVPRIGRRGDLENFFLKQSKSVPRIGRRAGGFHMEASTPDENGSSWFERYMKTSKRPTAGSLTPDDMGKSYKKIRPLDLNHIIDILSDDLFFGSDLKFISWEVLDEALEEDPELLQKLGSLARDKEVQQLKKMLGEHGDELIQYVPLDRNEINAASSRAYMYRLDRSDPNKERIEYQQ, via the exons ATGAAGCTGCTTATCTTCTTTGCCCTTATCTACTGCACATTCGGTAGTGAATCGCCCGGATTCTTTATCAAACTTTCCAAAAGTGTGCCCCGCATTGGCAGGCGTGGCgatttggaaaactttttcctcaAGCAGTCGAAAAGTGTGCCAAGAATTGGTCGACGTGCAGGAGGATTTCAC ATGGAAGCATCAACCCCCGACGAGAATGGATCGAGTTGGTTCGAGCGGTACATGAAAACGTCCAAGCGTCCCACGGCAGGTTCCCTTACTCCGGACGATATGGGTAAATCGTACAAAAAGATTCGTCCGCTCGATCTCAACCACATCATTGACATCCTGTCGGATGATCTGTTCTTTGGGTCCGATCTAAAGTTCATCTCTTGGGAGGTACTGGATGAAGCCCTCGAAGAAGATCCCGAATTGTTGCAAAAGCTTGGCTCACTCGCACGCGACAAGGAGGTGCAGCAGCTGAAAAAGATGCTCGGTGAGCATGGCGATGAGTTGATCCAGTATGTTCCACTCGATCGGAACGAGATAAATGCGGCCAGCAGCCGTGCTTACATGTATCGGTTGGATAGATCGGATCCGAACAAGGAACGTATCGAGTATCAGCAGTAA
- the LOC125767733 gene encoding origin recognition complex subunit 4 isoform X2 has product MPDARDAVGNTRKFLKSRLLTDRASFHGFEAERQNIHDLLERTAEHGESNSALLLGPRGIGKTTLITSVLAELLATKTFHRNSLIVYLNGLIHIDDRLALKSATAQMNLENAVDGKVFGSFAENLAFLLECLKAGDRKKSKSVIFLLEEFDLFCSHHNQTLLYNLFDVAQSAQAPICVLGITARLDVVELLEKRVKSRFSHRQIFLLPNEDDFDGRLELFESLLKLPTEQELRKFDAEHPSIPDEALNNEEFTLLRNLFNPRQFSFESKWVTQWNRQIDKLVKNDNVQTVLRRMYEYDVLEGPFRTLLFELVDELDEEHPSITVESIQQLGENYESDDKVKLLSGLSVLEMCLIIAMKHHSEIYDREPFNFEMILTRFAKWANSSSSMKGIERPVVLKAFEHLKQLEFIALATGGSLSKVQKEYQIHRLLLTHGQIHQAVQRTQLLPTEVSQWEQSSLV; this is encoded by the exons atgcCGGACGCTAGAGACGCTGTGGGAAACACGCGCAAATTTCTCAAATCACGCCTTCTCACCGATCGTGCTTCGTTTCACGGTTTCGAAGCGGAAAGGCAAAATATTCACGATCTGCTAGAGCGCACCGCAGAACATGGTGAATCGAACAGCGCGTTACTGTTGGGCCCGAGAGGAATCGGAAAGACTACC CTCATAACATCCGTGTTGGCCGAGCTGCTTGCTACAAAAACGTTCCACCGCAACAGCTTGATCGTGTATCTGAACGGATTGATTCACATCGACGATCGTCTAGCCCTGAAATCTGCAACCGCACAAATGAATCTCGAAAATGCCGTGGACGGAAAGGTGTTTGGATCATTTGCGGAAAATTTAGCCTTCTTACTCGAGTGTCTCAAGGCGGGTGATAGGAAGAAATCGAAAAGTGTCATCTTCCTGCTGGAAGAATTTGATCTGTTCTGCTCGCATCACAACCAAACGTTGCTGTACAACTTGTTCGATGTTGCACAGTCCGCCCAGGCACCGATCTGTGTGCTTGGCATTACGGCACGGTTGGATGTGGTCGAGTTGCTGGAAAAACGTGTTAAATCACGCTTCTCTCATCGGCAAATATTTCTCCTCCCGAATGAAGATGATTTCGATGGACGtttggaattgtttgaaaGTCTGCTAAAGCTTCCCACCGAGCAGGAGTTGCGCAAGTTTGACGCCGAACATCCATCCATTCCAGATGAGGCACTTAACAATGAGGAATTCACACTGCTGCGCAATCTGTTTAATCCGAGACAGTTTAGCTTTGAATCGAAATGGGTTACGCAATGGAATCGACAAATCGATAAGcttgtgaaaaatgataaTGTACAAACGGTGCTGCGTCGGATGTATGAATACGATGTACTAGAAGGACCCTTTCGAACGCTCCTGTTTGAGCTGGTTGACGAGCTGGATGAGGAACATCCCAGTATTACCGTTGAATCAATTCAGCAACTAGGAGAGAACTATGAGTCGGACGATAAAGTGAAACTGCTTTCGGGACTATCAGTGCTCGAGATGTGTCTGATCATTGCAATGAAGCACCATTCGGAGATTTATGATCGAGAACCATTTAACTTTGAGATGATTCTTACACGCTTTGCAAAGTGGGCCAACAGTAGCTCGAGCATGAAAGGGATCGAGCGACCAGTTGTGTTGAAAGCATTCGAACACTTGAAACAGCTGGAATTTATCGCACTGGCAACGGGTGGAAGCTTATCGAAGGTACAGAAGGAATACCAGATTCATCGATTGCTGCTAACGCACGGACAAATACATCAGGCGGTCCAGCGTACACAGCTTTTGCCAACCGAAGTCAGCCAGTGGGAACAGAGTTCGCTCGTGTAA
- the LOC125767743 gene encoding uncharacterized protein LOC125767743, whose amino-acid sequence MTAADYEENPFVEALTSDALSELLQDDEKRSLAQEFQDNLRTLSEMFVNLSEDEKRQFAKQFKRKFVKSLSQLSEFSKQKKIVQSALGKDDEPGTVVETIVKKVPLMDILWTEQFGPTPLGYGLMAGLLTLVIAFFGYKLYLSLTEKERKREEKLKAKQEKGKKKK is encoded by the exons ATGACGGCAGCCGACTATGAGGAAAATCCTTTCGTCGAGGCACTTACATCCGATGCACTCAGTGAGCTACTGCAGGATGATGAGAAACGATCGCTGGCACAAGAGTTTCAGGACAATTTGCGAACACTGTCCGAAATGTTCGTTAACCTGTCGGAGGACGAGAAGCGCCAGTTTGCGAAACAGTTTAAGCGCAAGTTTGTGAAATCGTTATCACAGTTGAGCGAATTTTCCAAACAGAAGAAGATCGTTCAAAGTGCACTGGGGAAGGATGATGAACCAGGCACGGTGGTAGAAACGATTGTCAAAAAAGTGCCCTTGATGGATATACTTTGGACCGAACAGTTCGGACCAACGCCCTTAGGGTATGGGCTTATGGCAGGTTTACTTACACTCGTAATTG CATTCTTTGGCTACAAGCTGTACCTATCGCTCACGGAGAAGGAACGCAAGCGCGAGGAAAAGCTAAAGGCAAAACAGGAAAAgggcaaaaagaagaaatga